TTTCCCCCCTTCCTAGATGACTCCTAATGTCCCTTCATCTCTCAAACTCTGTGATTATAGTGACTTGTTATAATGTTCATTTTTCAGGCTTCATTCCCACATGATTCATCAGAATGCTAGAAGAGAACCAGGACATTCGATTTCCACAGTTTGGAATAATACCTGCTTATTCAGCAGAACTTAAATCCTTTTTTGGAACAGAGAGACATATGAATAAAGTAAACTGACAACTGCAGCTATACCAGAAACCATAActgcattttgtgtgtgtgttttaagattttattcatttattcatgagagacagagagagagagacaggcagagggacacaggcagagggagaagcaggctccatgctaaaaGCTGGACgtgtgacttgatcccgggtctccaggatcacaccctgggctgaaggcaggcgccaaacccctgagccacccagggatcccctagaactgTATTTTGAATAGGAGGCAACAACCTATTGTTTCTGTTTGCAAAAGGTCAGTGCATTTTCTGTTGTTTCCAGAAACAAATTTGTTGTAGTCCTATCATtcatactaataaaaataactatctaTCATCCCCTATCAGGatccaaaaataaattaaggggGCTTACATAATATGGAATTgcataaataaaaagtgaacatTGAGAACAGGAAAATGAAACTAAAGAGCACACAAAATAAACCTGAAAGGCGGTCCTAGTAAATCACCATAAGATCCTGCATTATACCTGCTTCTAAGGCAAACCCAAGTGCGGCATCAGACCTTCCAGTGACCAATGTGAATGAGGGTGTCTACCTGACAATTACATAATCCAtagagaaaataagatgaaagcaAAAGCTCAGAAATGCAGTCACTTGCAGTTGGAAGAAGCAAAATCTTCTGTTCAGGGGTCTTCATAGAGAACTGTGCCAATAGTAACTTTAGTAACTTTCCTTACACAGATGCAGTGGGTGGGTACACAGGGCTGGTCCTCAAGATGATTCTTACTCGAAAATGATGGCATCCCAGCTAAGCAGAGGGAAGCATTGTAGCGTGATGTTTAGGAGAGACTCCAGTCCTATACTGCCGGAGtacaaatcccagctctgctgtgtgaccttgggcaggttactctGACCTAGCTCAAATACCTACTTCTTTAACTGTGAGGTGGGGATGACAACAGCAATTTGCAAAGATCAAGCAAGTTAATAAGCATTGTATAATGTTAGCAATTATTAATGAAGAGCTCAGTAAAAGTAATTGGGGTGTGCACTGTCATAACACAATTCAGTATGTAGCTCTACACTGCTCTGACTCGATCCCATAGATTTTAGAACAGTGCTGTCTTTAGCACAGTGTTTAGCAAAAATCTGTGCTATTCAATACAATATCTTCTTGTGGCTACTAGAAACGTGGCtagttttgctttaaaatgtaaaatagagtTGGGTTTTAGGCTCAGATAACTGTGCTAATAaagaatttctaatttaatttaaataaccaggggatccctgggtggctcagtagtttagtcctgtctttggcctagggtgtgatactggagacccaggaacaagtcccacatcgggctccctgcatggatcctgcttctccctctacccgtgtctctgcctctctctctctctctctgtctctcgttaataaataaataaaatctttaaaaaaatttaaataaccacAATAAGTGGTTACTGCACTGGACAGCATAGATACAGAAATTCCAGAAAGTTTGAATAGTACTGATCTATAAACATTTTCTAAGCAATATTCTGTAAATACCATcataagttttttttgtttttttttttaagattttatttattttttcacgagagagagaggcagagacacaggcagagggagaaacaggctctatgcaaggagcccaatgtgggattcgatcccgggactccaggatcatgccctgggccaaaggcaggcactaaacccatgagccactcagggatccccccattgTAAGTTTTTGATGAGTATTTGGCAACAAGAACTCTGGATTGTATTCCTTGACATCTAACTGGAGTGTGACCACCTCTATTGCCCGGTAAATACAGCCCCTATGCCTTGGGCTGTGGACTTGTCTGTTTTTGATGTGCAAAGTCCAAGGTGACTGAATAGAATACCAGCCTATCTGTGCTGTGAGGGAAGGCAAGGAGGTATTTGTGGCAAGGCCAAGATCACCCCTAGAAAACTGCTTTGAAGCTACTTCAGAGTGCAAAGGAATGGCTTGACCCAAAGTTCTACTTTGCTCAGCACAGTTGGAATTGTTTGgacctgaaaaattttaaagggtaTTTTAACCAGATGCTggcctcttccccccacccccagtgttcTATTAACTTTGAGAAATGCTATTTCTTGGTGTATCccctaaaataaatgatttggaAAAGGTATACCAAGACAACTAAATAAGAGAAGCTGTAGTATGAATGTTAAGTCCCAGATAAAAGTAACAATTGCTAAAATcaaaaaaatgatttcatgtaAGTCATGTAACgtaaaggcaaaataaagggaaagtaattgataataaaactgtatttcaatatataaatgcTTAGGAATAGACATACAAGAAGAAGCAATAAAGTCATCAGTACCATAATATACAGAGAATTATATTGGTGACTCAATTATCACCAGTAACTGCTGTTGTTAACATGATTTTTTGAAACAGGTACAGTTCTTTGTCaagttttaacaaaataaagtagaatCCTCCCTCACCAATCTCATGGTTGTATTCTTAGAAAATACAGTGTATGTTAAAAtgctactaaaaaatgaaaaatggagttGGGTTTAAGGCTCAGGTAAcgaagttttgtgtttttttttgttttttttttaatgttcaacaGAACATTTAAGAATCGTGACATATGGAGCAATTCTTTGTTGTGCTAAAACTTCGTATGTGCTGGAGGACATAAAACTTCTATGGTCCCTGCCCACTAATTGCCAGCAGTACCTCCAATCATTTCTAAACCATTGCTCCAAGCCAATCAGTGAAttcagtcactcccacccccaccaacaaCTGGTTCATCAATCTAGGCTTCACTGTCCAGGCATGGCCTCGGTTGGCACGAGAATAGGTAACATGATATAATGTCAGCCAATGAAATGTAGAGGAAGGTTGCTGGGGGCCTGGCAGGAAGTTTCCtaagagaaaaacacaggaaagagtttctttttctcttcatggtTACAAATGGATGTGAGGCCTGGAAATGCTAAACTCATCTCAGAACCAGCTGGAGGATGAGGTCAACAAGCAGAAGGGCAGAGCCAGAAGCACAGGAGAACTGAGGTAAATCTGGATTGTCACTCTTGGGGTCTACTCTACCTCTAGACTTCCAGTTATATAAATCAGTAATTTCCTATGGTTTAAACCATTTTCAATTTGGATTTGGTTTCCAGCAGCTGAAAGCACTTTAATACATACATGAACAACTTCATAAGACAAAGAATAAGGGctggttgggaaaaaaaaaaaaaaaagctgaaccaAAACAACAGTAACAGGTGAATATTGTTCCTGGACTTCTATATCAAGTATATACcagttatgctttttttttttttaacctgtggtAAACGAGCCTGCATGCTCTTATGTGAAGGAGCTACAGCATTCGTGACTGGTTCTCCTGTCAGTGGCAGGCATACTGTGGAAGAATGACCAACATGGTTCACACACACAGCCTGTTAGAAACGTGAAAGGTAAAAAGCTGTttcatgggaaaagaaaaaatatagctaCAGGTGAAAAAGTAATGCTGTCACCATGTGTATTAAAGAGTTCTATACAACACAGGAGGCACTGTGGACAGACAGGATAGTAACATGGGTTAAGCTCCTGCTTTCGTGAAGCTTGTaatcagagacaaaaaaaaaaaagtatggtaaCTGATGAGGAAATAAGAGGCAGAGCAGTGGACTGTCAAGGTTAACCAGGGAAGGTCTTCTGAACATGCCCCAGTTAGACCTTTAATTTTAAAGGTTGGTAATACTGAGAGGATGTGGGAAATGGTGCATAACACGAGGAGGAAAAGTTACATATTTAGGAACGTGGGTGGAAAATTTAGTAACGTATAGCTATGATGGCAGCAGGCAGGGTTCTAGATGACTCCACTGTCAAGGGCATGACAGACAGTGGggcagatgaaaaaaagaaacttgtattTGGGGATACAGCTTCAGCTTGGAATCCCTGTTCCATTCTGTCTTCTCTGTCGACTTTGGACCAGTTAACAACCCCCCATGTGTCAGTTTTCTCACTTTAGAAAATGGGATAATATAGCTTGGCTTGGGGTACCTACTTATGGCATGAGATGAGACATGTCACGTAAAATATGCAATAGGTACCTGATCATGGTAGTTATTATCACTCTTGAATCCACAAGCAATTCACCCAATTTAGTTTCAGAGCACTTACAAGGCAAACATATGTGAGATTCTATATACCTGTTACATCAGgtttgaaaaaaactttttttaaacagGCAATTGCAACCTATTAAAAAGAGCCCTAAACTGAAAGAGAATAATGACACACTAAGAAAATGGGTTGTGATTAAGAGacttataaatacatttattggtAGTATTACTGAATGCTGAATGCAaagattaaaatacaaagaaaccagcacttaaaatctttaaaaaatgcagtatctttACATAAATGTTAACCAATTCTGCTTCTCAATCTAGATTTACAAACAGGAAACGAATTCCAAAGCTTTCATTCTGAATATACTGATTTTGGGTTCTAGTGTTCTCCATTCTAACACTGTCTTTTATTTTGCTGTGTTTTACCAAGTATGACTTACTTTGTTTCTATCCTAAAAACAAGACTCTGTAAGCTGATCCTGAAGCAGTCAGTTAAATCAGGAATTTTTAAACAGCTCTTTAAGAGAGGATAAAGCTACATGAAAGAAAATGCCTCAAtcctacatatataaatacaagaGAAAATATCAAGAAGCAACAAGAATCACAGAAATGCCAATCCTATTCTATAGTTTCTACTTCTAGCAACAATTCAATTAACAGTAGCTTAGATGactttgttctaaaaaataaaaccattagtTCTTTCACTACGATTTTATGACTATACTCCATGAATAATTATCAACTcttcatatactttttaaaaactcaagaataTGATTTACACATAACAGAATCATTAACAAAGGAGGCCTTCAAACACACTGTTGAAAGCTGCAATATAGTTTCAGGACCAGATTTCAATTTACATAATATTACCATTTGTAAAGAGTTTATGGCACCCAGTACAGTAGTGCTCAGCACTGTTACCTCAAAAATGCTCCATCCGTTCTTGCATCAGAGAATTACTGACACAGATGGGACTGTTATGACAATTCTAACAGGGCCTCTAAACAGGGCTGCATGTAAAATAATTATGAACTGTGATACAATTGTGACAATACAGCTAGCCTATAGAACTGAATTTTTCACTATAATAATAGACTACAGAATTACAGTGACAATGACAGATGTCAGAATTATCTTTCCCTGATAACTATTGAGTAGAAAGAGTTTTCTGACTGTATTTTTGAGGAACAGGAGACCTTTGACATAAACACTAGGGGAAACTGAAAAGTGAACAAAATGAACTCGTTCTTTTTTCACAGATATTAACAACAGGCAAAGCagtttacaaaaaagaaaaccaaaattatcctataaacaaataaatacaagatCAAATCAatcatttttgaagaaaatatagctCATTTTCAAAAGTTCTGTTTGGTTTGTAACTAGACTcgaaaatattaaaatcaaccAAACAGATTCCCACAATATTGATTTGCTATACAGGACGTGAAAAAAGCACTTCAAGTTTTAAGCTTCATGTTTCATTCTTTCCCCTattcccagaaaagaaaaaggaaaagaaaaaaggggctcttgcaaaaataaacaaaacccaaaaccggCCAGCtaacaaaaagtaaaatcatataagAAAACCTTTCTCATTTTGAACACTTCACTTTAGTTGGTCCCACATTAGGGGAAAATTTCCATAGTAAGGACTCTCCTCATCTCTTCCTTTATCTATCATTCTTCAGTTACCTCCACGTTGTCATCAAACAAGGCTTTATGAAGGCTTTCCTAACAAGTTGGGCTGAGTCAGAGGTAGCTTTAGGATGAAGTATACTTGACTATGATATGTGGTTAGTTCAAATGAACATGTTGTTTGAAAAGGATTTCAATAcataaaaatgcacaaagaaaaacatatagCCCTCACTGCCTTGCACTAAGAGAAAACTTGAGAAACTCAGAGCAAACAGTAGAAGCCAGGAAAGAGGCATTGACCTCACCCCCATGAGCTTGTTTAATGCACCAGTTCAGGTTGGTTCTCCACGAAGGGGAGCACCCCGCTCACATAGTAGGCAATGCCAAGAGACAGCAAAGCGATGACAAAGATCAAGAGCAACACCCTCCAGAAGCCCAGATCCTCGACAAACTCCTGCCATGTGGTTCGGAAGCTGGACAGGACTCCTTCCCCTTGCTGCAGGTTGGGGTTGAGGAGAGAATGGCTTTCCATGGCGCTGTGAATggagcagagaaaaaggaaaggggcATGAACAACACATTCCACCCATTTCAGAAAGATGCAACAGCAACAGACTTACTCAGAAAAGACAAGCCGCCATActtataagaagaaaactgaTCTATGTGCCCTCCCATACATTCACGTACTGAAGTATGCATCTGTGTGTATCTGGACAATCTACTTTCAACTATAAATTCAGCCCTGATGATtatgtttcttggtttatatCCAGCAGAGTCAGAGTTAAACATCCTCTTCTAATGAAAAAGTCTGAAGCAGAAGTCTTGACTGTAGGTCAAATGAGTGGTTTCAAACTCATAGTACCTAAGTAACCAAATTTTGGTTACTTTAAATTTAGAAGAATTTGAAACAAAGATTCATAATTTGAGAATGCATATtgatgaaaataagcaaaaatgggtaaatctaaaatagatttttagattCACTTTTATACAGTGTGTGAATCTTAAGGTTTAAAGGAATTTTCACTTAGTTCAGTTACTTGACCAATGAAGGAATTCCTTCTTTTAACTGTAATCCTCTAAAAATGGACACTTAGCTCAGTCTGTTGCACATATGAACAGGCCTAGTCATTAGGAATTCTTCCTAATAGCTTCCTCCAGCTGGTTGTAGTTATATCttgtacaaaaatacaaaataagtttattttgctTCTGCATAAAGGCTGAATCTAGTTGAAAATAAGGCAATACAAGTTCCATAAAAACAATGATTCTTGATTCTGGTTTTCAGAACTCTATCAACGAGAAATATGACCCCTACAAGTAGAAACCACGATATCTGACTTTGGTATTTGGAAGGCCACATTTTGATGAATTCAAAGCTCTGAGGGATTAGCACCCACAATTATGTCACAACACACAGGTCCAATAACGGGTTCATTTAGATGAAAGCCACAATGACCATAATCATATGCATCAACTATCTATTGCTTATAAAAGGTCATTTACCACCCTTCCTAAATCACTTCTCTTCATATTCTTCCAACCATCTGGCATAGAacaataaaaaacagaataaaacactCTCTTACAGTCTGGTTCACCATGCAAAAACTAGCATTTTTATTTAACCTACAACTTAACTTTACTTCTTGACACTTAACCAGAGGTCCTTCAGCATTTACTGGTATTAGAGGTCTTCTCTAGTCATAGGAAGTGGGCTTCCTAATGCGGCACTCTCCTTGACATCCAAActtttctttgtatattaaaatatataatgtgtgtgtgcaaTATTTTTTTGTACATGTGTCATCTACACTGCTTTGACATGCTATAgccacaaatttaaaaataattaaatttaggaTATATGGGGgagtgggaaaatatttttcatcatcttGATTTATAGGACCTTAAGTTATGCTATATCTCAGAGAATCCTAAGGGTGATAGAAAATACTAAGTATACTCAAAACTTGCTTTATGTTCTGCTAATCATCACATAGCTTTGCCACAATGCCACGTGCTAGCCAATCCCACTAAGCTTTATTCCTCTTTTCTATTagtataattcacatataaaattcatgttgtacaattcagtggtttctaTATTGACAAAGTTATACAACCATCTCCactgattttagaacattttaatcacATCTATAATAAACTCTGTACCTTTTAGCCATCACTTCCCATTGCCCCTTCCACAAGCCCCTGGCaaacactaatctactttctttttGCTGATTCTGAACATTTCGTATAAAcagaattatacaatatgtggcttttttGACCAGCTTCTTTTATGGAGCATGCTTTTAAAGCTCATCCATAGCACATATATGTCATAGCacatatcagtagttcattcctttttatggtggAATATTCCACTAGATGCACAGatgacattttgtttatccacttatcAGGTGATGGACTTTTGGGTAGTTTCCACCtttgggctattataaataatacttccatgaacattcatgtacaagtttttgcatgaacccatgttttcaattttcttgggTACATACCTaaagtggaattattgggtcatataGTAACTGTGTAGCTTTTTgagaactgccagactgttttccaaagcagctactctatgttcccaccagcaatgtatgagggttccagtttcttcacatcttccCCAATACTTGTTGTTGCtccatctttttgattatagccattctacTGGTATGACGTGGTAACTTGCTATGGCTTTGCTCTGCATTTGCCTAATGACCAATGATGTTGTCTgtaagttttttaatttaaacttcaaCCACCACATATCTACCATGATACTGAGCGGCAGGAGTAAGATACGGCAACTAGGTAGTATGAGTATTAgtagttcaatttttttaagaactgaaTTTACACAATGCTATAAATAATACAAATCTGTGAAAGAAGCAGGAGTAAATATTTCATATAGAGCAGCTCAGATGACTATTTCTATTGCTTAGTAACTAATCACAACCTAGGcaaaagaaagttaaaagtaTATTTCTGATAAGGAGGTGCCAAGAAACTGGCTATTAACAAAATATAGCAAGAGAGGTGCTAAAAACATACTAAGCAAAAACACGTTCTTGGACGTTTTTCATGATAAAGAAGCTTAAAgtattcatgaaaataaatttcaagtagTCTTGGAAGAATATGATCTTTTACAAATAATAGAAAACTCAATGCTGTCATATTGCTTCTGGCATCTGTCAATCCAGAGTACATGGATGACAGCAAGGGGCTTGTCAATGTATCTTAGACATCTTGATTATTTTATCTACTTGTCAGCTCTCAATCATACGTCACAAGCAGCATGCACTGTTCTACAAGTAAAACTCTAATTTCTTTGGACAGTAGTAAGTTCTTGAAAGTATCTAAACAGACAGTCCTAAGTGTGAGAGTGGAGTTCACGGTTCCCAAAGAGTACGCCAGCCAGCacatgaagaggaaggaaagcaatCACTGGTACAATGGAATCAAATTAAGGGTCAACTATAAAAAATAGAGAGGATTTCAATTAGAGCTCACAGAAACCAGGATCCCAACAGTCGGAATGGACTATATGATCTTATTTCTAAGTCCTGATCAGTCAAGCTCCTGGGTCAACAGCTGATGAAGGCCCTTGAAATATATTCCACTGAAAATTTTGAGAGGAAACAATAGTAGGTTGATCATCCTTCCTACCTTGTAGTTTGTGGAAGGCTGAAACTCCATGGCAGCCAACAGACTCCATGCTAGCACAACTCAGTCTGACCTATGCACTTGACCTGGTGAGCCAGTGGGGCCAGGAGGAAAGACAGTTTGTCACCTTTTCAGAGCTCCCTGAACTGTGTTGTAAACTGCTCCTACATGAGAAATGAGATACTGAAGGCCCTATCCATTGCTACATCTTAGCTTCAGTTACTGATAGGAGCCCAAATGTCATTTGTTCCAACTCATGGGAAAGTTACTTTCACTTTCACATTACTGAACTGTGTGtttagtcttcatttctcttcttgttttacttttccccAGCACTCCACTTGCCTGCCTTTCAAATGGCCTTTCTGGTCTTCTAATGTTGTCCAAGTTCCTAGCCTTActtatctttctccttttctgaagTCCATTCTGTTTGTGACCTGCACTTAAAATTCTCAAACTTTTGTGTCCTTCCCTCATATTCAGCTCTTAACCACCTCTTGTCCCTGGTGCTGACAATACTGCAGGCTTCCTTGCACAAGGGAAGACAGAACAGTACATGCATGTGGGCACGTAGTACTTTCTGTTAATAGCCTCTCAATTGTAATCTGGAGCCATACGGGCCTATATAAAGTTCAAAGAAAGTGTATCAAAGCTCCGTACTtgaaagcaaataaatagaaagctcACAGAGTTGTCATAAAAGATCCAAGGACTTAAAGTGACTTGccccttaaaaaattaaattgttaagTACCTTTCACTCTCAGCTGTCTGCATGGTCTCCAGTTTTGAGTGAGCTCCTCTGTTAAATCCTTTCACCTCCTGTTCTTCCAAAGATTCTAGCAATCGGATGACATCTTTATTCACTCCTCTGCGCTTTGCCAGAACCAAGGGTGTAGCACCTTGATGGTTGCTAAAAAAGTTCATAAATATAAAGAGGTCATTATACACCTGGATTATATTGTTAGTACCCATTTGTGTAGATCTCAGTGATAAAGGCATGGGCTGAATTGACTCAAAGCCCAGAGCAGAACCAATGACTGAATTGGAACTTGAATTCTGAAttaacctatttttttccttatagggaaaaaggaaagaaaacacagaggcAAAAGAGTAAATAGctgagaataaataaaagaaaaagagggcaatttcttaaaaattggaaaattctaGATTCTAGATTCATTCTTAtctgacatttacattttatggCAATAgagcatacatatttttaaggattaaaaataaataaaagcccaaaGCAACTAAATAAGCTACTTTGATTCACCTAGCTATTTAACACTAATAAGAGAAGATAGCCAAACAGCAGTGAGTCCCATAGCCAATTCCCACCACATCTATCCATTACATCTGCCGTCTTTTTCAGATTTAGGTATAGTATAGAACCAATAATCAAGGCAACATATAAGTGCAGTTTAAAGGTCAAGCTCAGTTTTAAAGATGGTCTGAAACCTTTTCCACTCTAGAGACAAGGTATCACTAAAACACTACTTCTTGAAACTACTCACTATAAAAAGGActctgagacccagagaggttacGAAGCTAGCATGGTATATTACATGATAGAAGACTAACAATTTGGAATCAGACAGAAtgaggttcaaattccagctgtGTGGCCTCTTTGTTTAAACCCTTGTCTCAACTactacatctgtaaaatgaagataacaccAACCTCAAGAGCTATTCAttctaaggattaaatgagcGAATGTAAGTAAACACAGcacagattttcaaaaaaatgttagttcctttcctctttttcccttgTCTGACAATACATGATTAATTAGTAGCAGAACTTCACCACTGTCTTCATAGAAAAACTTGTGCTGCTTCAGCATAAATCTAGAAGTCAGCCTCTTGTTTCCTCACTCCTCTAATGAGATTACCTTGTCCTCCATTCCTTGTTGAACTTGTCACTGCAGCTGATCAATGAGAAAGCAGAATTGATCGACTCAGATTGGACCACTGGTTGACAAACTAATGTGAGGAAATGACTAGACTTCAGAAACCACAGAGAACTTACCAAATATCAATTTTGAGTCCATTGGAAACTAAGAATTGAATAGTATCCACGTGGCCACAGAGATGGAGAGCTGTGTTTCCTTGATAATCTGTGGCCAGAAGATCAGCACCAAATTTATGCAACAGCTGGCAGATGTCTACATTCCCTCTGGCTGCTGCGAGGTGAAGGCCTGTTCTGCCCCTGCTGTCACGAATATTTGGGTCAAAGCCGCTTTCCAAAAGCCGCTTGGAATAGTTAAAGTCTCCATCAATACAGGCTTGTAGCAAGGGCACATTAGTCTGAGACGAATCATTTACAAAAACGTAGGACATTATTCTGGTGAAGTGGATGGAATATGCCTGTAATGAAGCATAAGGTGAGTGAGATTTGGGAAAGCCAAACTAAATCACCACAATGAAGTCATTTAGAGAAGcactatttctcttccttcttagcCTCCTGCCTCTAATAAATTACCTcaccaaaaagaaacaacaaagttatcaattgtattttatttcccattacaatgtcttattttcttcatatctGCTTGATCAAAATTGCAATTAAATTACTATAAAGCtctattttgcttttcattatgTAAAAAGATTAAGAGAGATCGTTAATGGTAAGCAAGATATAATTGCTTAAGTTTAAGTTTACTGCATTATCAGAAGACATATAGAACATGATCCTTAAATTTCAAACACATGCTATTGCTGGTAGAGATTCTAACTCAAAACAAAgcatatttttcacatatttgccTTTCATTATATTTGAGATATTCTACATGGTCAAAAGTTAACTAAATCAGcatgaaaaaaacaatgaaataactTAATTCATATTCAATAAAGACCTGCTGAATGTTCTGTCTATAGCACAAACTTCCAATTTTCATAGAGAAAAGCTAAGAAAAGCaacaaactgaattttaaaattggaaatacCATGAAATCAACTCAGACTGTCTTCTTTACAGTATTGATTCTATTCTGCTATTCTGTGATTATCTAAAT
The nucleotide sequence above comes from Canis lupus baileyi chromosome 14, mCanLup2.hap1, whole genome shotgun sequence. Encoded proteins:
- the ANKRD46 gene encoding ankyrin repeat domain-containing protein 46, whose protein sequence is MSYVFVNDSSQTNVPLLQACIDGDFNYSKRLLESGFDPNIRDSRGRTGLHLAAARGNVDICQLLHKFGADLLATDYQGNTALHLCGHVDTIQFLVSNGLKIDICNHQGATPLVLAKRRGVNKDVIRLLESLEEQEVKGFNRGAHSKLETMQTAESESAMESHSLLNPNLQQGEGVLSSFRTTWQEFVEDLGFWRVLLLIFVIALLSLGIAYYVSGVLPFVENQPELVH